One Halolamina litorea genomic window carries:
- a CDS encoding aldo/keto reductase, translated as MEHIDAGGARIPKLGLGTWQNEDQSCAGAVETALELGYRHIDTAQVYQNEVAVGNGIAAADVDREDVFLTTKVWRSNFHHDDVIESVEESLEKLDTDYVDLLLMHWPHKRVPVAETLGAMAELHDRGLVEHIGVSNFTAEQLRQAIRVSNVPIVANQVLYHPYYDQSDLLEVCREEDVALTAYSPLARGAVLDDDVLATIGERYDKSAPQVALRWLVQQEGVVAIPKASSREHLASNLAVFDFELSESEMARVGSRTPGIRTRLYNLMPRLGRNIPV; from the coding sequence ATGGAACACATCGACGCCGGGGGCGCCCGGATTCCGAAGCTCGGACTCGGCACTTGGCAGAACGAGGATCAGTCGTGTGCCGGGGCCGTCGAGACGGCGCTGGAACTGGGCTATCGCCACATCGACACCGCACAAGTGTACCAGAACGAGGTGGCGGTCGGGAACGGCATCGCCGCCGCCGACGTGGACCGCGAGGACGTCTTCCTGACGACGAAGGTGTGGCGCTCGAACTTCCACCACGACGACGTGATCGAATCGGTCGAGGAGAGCCTCGAAAAGCTCGACACTGACTACGTCGACCTTCTGTTGATGCACTGGCCCCACAAGCGCGTTCCCGTCGCAGAAACGCTCGGCGCGATGGCGGAACTCCACGACCGCGGGCTGGTCGAGCACATCGGCGTCAGCAACTTCACGGCCGAGCAACTCCGACAGGCAATCCGGGTCTCGAACGTCCCCATCGTCGCCAATCAGGTGCTCTACCACCCCTACTACGACCAGTCGGACCTCCTCGAAGTCTGCCGGGAGGAGGACGTGGCGCTGACGGCCTACAGCCCGCTCGCTCGTGGCGCCGTACTCGACGACGACGTGCTCGCGACGATCGGCGAGCGCTACGACAAGTCCGCCCCACAGGTCGCGCTCCGCTGGCTGGTCCAGCAGGAGGGCGTCGTCGCCATCCCCAAGGCCAGCAGCCGGGAGCACCTCGCGAGCAACCTTGCCGTCTTCGACTTCGAACTCTCGGAGTCGGAGATGGCCCGCGTGGGAAGTCGAACGCCCGGCATCCGGACCCGACTCTACAACCTCATGCCGCGGCTCGGGCGGAACATCCCGGTCTGA
- a CDS encoding erythromycin esterase family protein, with protein MSSPSRVRAALVDHSLPIPRPGSDVSERSSAGSQRQSDGTGEVDSAPYPPALADAEIVGLGEATHGTRECFRHKARLIQWLVADCGFRTVGFEAGAAAATALDAFVRADPVDDAPDSPESSLAELDMWQWQTESVRDLLTWLRRFNRGRPAEEQVRVHGVDLSAPSTPAAPLGSYFERVDPDTTGSDAFRAVSNTTVPDDEAERERTLDDVAAAAATLTDRVEANREAYQRRSSPEAWRRARHFCRVIEQATEWARVRHQQPGPHPEGMAARDRFMAENALWALERDSGSGVALWAHDSHVGRGTFDDGTVWADATAMGERLSAELGDGYRPVGVDFGQGSFRAVGAESGDLGTFSVGEPAERSATAAFAGVDDAPFLLDLDAAATDERLSDWLGEPRRTRCVGSVFDPTADEGVGYARTDLPATFDYLLFLPESTPTRATGEP; from the coding sequence ATGTCCAGCCCTTCCCGGGTTCGTGCCGCGCTCGTCGACCACTCCCTGCCCATCCCTCGGCCGGGCAGCGACGTTTCCGAGCGAAGCTCTGCAGGCAGTCAGAGGCAGTCTGACGGCACCGGCGAAGTGGATAGCGCCCCGTACCCACCGGCGCTCGCCGATGCCGAAATCGTCGGCCTCGGTGAAGCGACTCACGGGACTCGGGAGTGTTTCCGGCACAAGGCCCGCCTGATCCAGTGGCTCGTGGCCGACTGTGGCTTCCGGACGGTCGGGTTCGAGGCCGGCGCCGCGGCGGCGACGGCCCTGGACGCGTTCGTTCGTGCCGACCCCGTCGACGACGCCCCGGACAGCCCCGAGTCGTCGCTGGCCGAACTCGACATGTGGCAGTGGCAAACCGAGTCGGTCAGGGATCTCCTCACGTGGCTCCGGCGATTCAACCGCGGCCGACCCGCCGAGGAACAGGTCCGCGTTCACGGCGTCGACCTCTCGGCACCATCGACGCCGGCAGCACCGCTCGGCAGCTATTTCGAGCGGGTCGATCCCGACACCACCGGGAGTGATGCGTTCCGGGCCGTTTCCAACACGACGGTCCCTGACGACGAGGCCGAACGCGAACGCACCTTGGACGACGTTGCCGCGGCCGCGGCGACGCTCACCGACAGAGTGGAGGCGAACCGAGAGGCCTACCAGCGCCGGTCATCGCCGGAAGCGTGGCGGAGGGCCCGCCACTTCTGCCGGGTGATCGAGCAGGCGACCGAGTGGGCGCGAGTCCGGCACCAACAGCCCGGCCCCCACCCCGAAGGGATGGCGGCCCGCGATCGGTTCATGGCCGAGAACGCGCTGTGGGCGCTGGAGCGGGACTCTGGCTCCGGCGTGGCGCTCTGGGCTCACGACAGCCACGTCGGCCGCGGGACGTTCGACGACGGGACGGTCTGGGCCGACGCGACCGCGATGGGCGAGCGACTCAGCGCGGAACTCGGCGACGGCTACCGGCCGGTCGGGGTCGACTTCGGGCAGGGCTCGTTCCGTGCGGTCGGGGCAGAGAGCGGCGATCTGGGGACCTTTTCGGTTGGCGAGCCAGCCGAGCGCAGCGCGACCGCGGCGTTCGCGGGCGTCGACGACGCGCCGTTCCTGCTCGACCTCGACGCCGCAGCCACTGACGAGCGACTGTCGGACTGGCTCGGCGAACCACGACGAACGCGGTGTGTCGGGTCGGTGTTCGACCCGACCGCTGACGAGGGAGTAGGGTACGCCCGGACTGACCTCCCGGCGACGTTCGATTACCTGCTGTTCCTTCCCGAGTCGACGCCGACGCGAGCCACCGGCGAGCCGTAG
- a CDS encoding cold-shock protein produces MATGKVAFFNDTGGYGFIETDEADDDVFFHMEDVGGPDLEEGQEVEFDIEEADKGPRATNLKRL; encoded by the coding sequence ATGGCGACAGGCAAGGTTGCGTTCTTCAACGACACGGGTGGCTACGGCTTCATCGAGACTGACGAGGCGGACGACGACGTGTTCTTCCACATGGAAGACGTCGGCGGCCCGGACCTCGAAGAAGGACAGGAGGTGGAGTTCGATATCGAGGAGGCAGACAAAGGCCCACGCGCGACGAACCTGAAACGGCTCTGA
- a CDS encoding acetamidase/formamidase family protein: MSRDTISDDTHGVVYEFAPEMDAVREVEPGTSLTFETRDSLDGVIQDDDDLLDRIPEEVNAATGPVAVEGAEPGDVLKVEIEDVRLAEDHGRVVTTPGFGLLQDDPDIEAPFTRMTPVEPAENYDDGRPRVRFAERSIPVDPCIGTIGVAPAEESYTTLVPHDHGGNLDTNDVTTGSTLYLPVFQPGGMLAMGDSKAVMADGEMCGTGAEIATDVDVTLDLLKDPEFDLQRPLIDTGEAWKTVASAETLEEASKLAHKDAIELLSAEHGFGPTESHAFGSLVGGLEISQVVDPLVTVRNAIPSEHVSSPF; encoded by the coding sequence GTGAGCCGAGACACCATCAGCGACGACACCCACGGCGTCGTCTACGAGTTCGCCCCCGAGATGGATGCCGTCAGGGAAGTCGAGCCGGGCACCAGCCTCACCTTCGAGACGCGGGACAGCCTCGACGGGGTCATCCAAGACGACGACGACCTGCTCGACCGGATCCCCGAGGAGGTCAACGCTGCCACCGGCCCCGTCGCCGTCGAGGGCGCCGAACCCGGCGACGTGCTGAAAGTCGAGATCGAGGACGTGCGCCTCGCCGAGGACCACGGCCGGGTCGTCACCACGCCCGGCTTCGGCCTGCTGCAGGACGACCCCGATATCGAGGCCCCGTTCACCCGGATGACGCCCGTCGAGCCTGCCGAGAACTACGACGACGGCCGGCCGCGCGTGCGCTTCGCCGAGCGATCCATCCCTGTGGACCCCTGTATTGGCACCATCGGCGTCGCGCCCGCCGAGGAATCCTACACCACGCTCGTCCCGCACGACCACGGCGGGAACCTCGACACCAACGACGTGACCACCGGCTCGACGCTCTACCTCCCGGTGTTCCAGCCCGGCGGCATGCTCGCGATGGGCGACTCGAAGGCCGTCATGGCCGACGGCGAGATGTGCGGCACGGGCGCCGAGATCGCGACTGACGTGGACGTGACGCTGGACCTGCTCAAGGACCCCGAGTTCGACCTCCAGCGGCCGCTGATCGACACGGGCGAGGCGTGGAAAACCGTCGCCAGCGCGGAGACACTGGAGGAGGCGTCGAAGCTCGCTCATAAGGACGCGATCGAACTCCTCTCGGCCGAACACGGGTTCGGGCCGACGGAGTCCCACGCGTTCGGGAGCCTCGTCGGCGGGCTGGAGATCTCGCAGGTCGTCGACCCGCTGGTGACAGTGCGGAACGCGATCCCGAGCGAGCACGTGTCGTCGCCGTTCTGA
- the argF gene encoding ornithine carbamoyltransferase, translating to MHDTTTTFPTDLLTIDQLSPTTLSRLLDRAAAVKAGEEPARIDDRTVAMVFEKPSTRTRTSFEAGVSELGGHPTFLGQDDIHLGHGEPLKDTARALAGYVDAIVARLNSHDDLVEMAEYADVPVVNALTDEAHPCQTLADLLTLRELAADCGKDLDEVTLAWVGDGNNVARSLVIGCALAGVDLHIATPEGYGVDDEALAAAASLGGEPTCYDSPEAAVAGGERTDGSRSSSDHRSDGADAVYTDVWVSMGESEEKLPAFEGFQVDEELLAGGVKLLHCLPAERGREVTDGALESENSVVWQQAGNRKPTQQALLLELLGE from the coding sequence ATGCACGACACTACTACCACGTTCCCGACGGATCTCCTCACGATCGATCAGCTCTCGCCGACGACGCTCTCGCGGCTGCTCGACCGGGCGGCCGCGGTCAAGGCCGGCGAGGAGCCGGCCCGGATCGACGACCGGACCGTGGCGATGGTGTTCGAGAAACCCTCGACGCGCACCCGGACCTCCTTCGAGGCCGGCGTCAGCGAACTCGGGGGCCACCCGACGTTCCTCGGGCAGGACGACATCCATCTCGGCCACGGCGAGCCGCTGAAGGACACCGCCCGCGCCCTCGCGGGGTACGTCGACGCCATCGTGGCGCGACTCAACAGCCACGACGACCTCGTGGAGATGGCCGAGTACGCCGACGTGCCGGTGGTGAACGCCCTGACCGACGAAGCACACCCCTGCCAGACGCTCGCGGACCTGCTGACGCTGCGGGAACTGGCGGCCGACTGCGGGAAGGACCTCGACGAGGTGACGCTCGCGTGGGTCGGCGACGGCAACAACGTCGCGCGCTCGCTCGTGATCGGCTGTGCGCTCGCGGGCGTGGACCTCCATATCGCGACGCCGGAGGGCTACGGCGTCGACGACGAGGCGCTCGCGGCCGCGGCCTCGCTGGGCGGCGAGCCGACCTGTTACGACAGCCCCGAGGCCGCCGTCGCCGGCGGTGAGCGAACCGATGGTTCGCGATCCTCGTCGGATCACCGATCCGACGGCGCCGACGCCGTCTACACCGACGTGTGGGTGAGCATGGGCGAGAGCGAGGAGAAGCTGCCCGCCTTCGAGGGGTTCCAGGTCGACGAGGAGCTGCTCGCCGGCGGCGTCAAGCTGCTGCACTGCCTGCCCGCCGAGCGCGGACGGGAGGTGACCGACGGCGCGCTGGAGAGCGAGAACTCGGTGGTCTGGCAGCAGGCCGGCAACCGCAAGCCGACCCAGCAGGCGTTGTTACTGGAACTGCTCGGGGAGTAG
- a CDS encoding [LysW]-lysine hydrolase — protein MSVPTADDEAPVADGGDTLLGSVPDPAGALNTTGRQLLAELVSIPSPSSEEADAVAHLAGFFAEHGREAFVDDAGNLHAPGDDSVLLTSHIDTVPGEIPVRVEDGDSELGVPGPVLWGRGSVDATGPLAAMAVVAVETGASFVGVVGEETDSRGALHLIENREAPETVINGEPSGWDAISLGYRGIVGAEYTSSTPAGHSSRPESNAIDHATAWWERVRAAVADENGDAEPGGFDTITATTESMAGGLTDDGSAVAASMSARFRVPPSATPDSVRALVESCLDEGTLSWGASIPPHVASPRGPLPAALRKGIRAAGGEPTHLHKTGTADSNLYADAWGVPVVTYGPGDADLDHAPDERLPLAAFDRAVSVLTTACEQLID, from the coding sequence GTGAGCGTTCCCACAGCGGACGACGAGGCACCGGTCGCCGACGGCGGCGACACGCTCCTGGGGAGCGTCCCGGACCCGGCGGGCGCGCTGAACACGACCGGCCGGCAGCTACTGGCGGAACTCGTCTCGATCCCCTCACCCTCCAGCGAGGAGGCCGACGCGGTGGCCCACCTCGCTGGCTTCTTCGCCGAACACGGCCGCGAGGCGTTCGTAGACGACGCCGGGAACCTCCACGCGCCGGGCGACGATTCGGTGCTGCTGACCTCGCATATCGACACCGTCCCCGGCGAGATCCCGGTTCGTGTCGAGGACGGGGACTCGGAACTCGGCGTCCCCGGCCCCGTGCTGTGGGGGCGCGGCAGCGTCGACGCCACCGGTCCGCTGGCGGCGATGGCGGTGGTGGCAGTCGAGACGGGCGCCTCCTTCGTCGGCGTCGTCGGCGAGGAGACCGACTCCCGCGGCGCGCTCCACCTGATCGAGAACCGCGAGGCGCCCGAGACGGTCATCAACGGCGAGCCCTCCGGCTGGGACGCGATATCGCTGGGCTACCGCGGCATCGTCGGCGCCGAGTACACGTCCTCGACGCCGGCGGGCCACAGCTCCCGGCCCGAATCGAACGCCATCGACCACGCGACTGCGTGGTGGGAACGCGTCCGCGCGGCCGTCGCCGACGAGAACGGCGACGCGGAGCCGGGCGGCTTCGACACGATCACCGCCACGACCGAGTCGATGGCCGGTGGCCTCACCGACGACGGATCGGCCGTCGCTGCGTCGATGTCGGCGCGCTTCCGCGTGCCGCCGAGTGCGACCCCGGACTCGGTCCGCGCGCTCGTCGAGAGCTGTCTCGACGAGGGAACCCTCTCGTGGGGGGCGTCGATCCCGCCCCACGTCGCCTCGCCACGCGGGCCGCTCCCGGCGGCGCTGCGGAAGGGGATCCGCGCGGCCGGCGGCGAGCCGACACACCTCCACAAGACCGGCACGGCCGACTCGAACCTCTATGCCGACGCGTGGGGGGTCCCCGTCGTTACCTACGGCCCCGGCGACGCCGACCTCGATCACGCACCCGACGAGCGACTTCCCCTCGCGGCGTTCGACCGCGCGGTTTCCGTACTCACGACTGCCTGTGAACAGCTCATCGACTAA
- a CDS encoding aspartate aminotransferase family protein, translated as MSGEGFVFSQKPIAIESGSGATLTAEDGTEYLDFGASYACTPLGHSPPAVVDAITEQAQDLLYVQGSYPVATRTALQEQLAEVAPGDLPKVWLCNSGTEANEAALKFARSATGREKVVAAKRAFHGRTLGALSLTWKDDYRDPFGPLPSGVEFVPYGDSEALAEAVDDETAAVFIEPIQGEGGVHPGGDDYLQTAREATTEAGAALVLDEIQTGVGRTGTMWACQQAGVVPDVLTAAKGVASGLPLGVTLCADWIAEGAGNHGSTFAGNPLVAAAASATLTQLQAENVPENAAVVGEYLREELRAAVEEHDLPVREVRGAGLMIGIEVKRGSMRVLRDLALSQQVLALPAGRSVVRLLPPLTIDEGDADSVVDALVEVLS; from the coding sequence ATGAGCGGCGAGGGGTTCGTCTTCTCACAGAAGCCCATCGCCATCGAGTCCGGTTCGGGCGCGACGCTCACTGCCGAGGACGGCACTGAGTACCTCGACTTCGGCGCCTCCTACGCCTGCACGCCGCTGGGACACTCCCCGCCGGCGGTCGTCGACGCAATAACCGAACAGGCACAGGACCTGCTCTACGTGCAGGGCTCCTACCCGGTCGCGACCCGGACCGCGCTGCAGGAACAGCTCGCCGAGGTCGCGCCGGGCGACCTCCCGAAGGTCTGGCTCTGTAACTCCGGCACCGAGGCCAACGAGGCCGCGCTGAAGTTCGCCCGCTCGGCGACGGGCCGCGAGAAGGTCGTGGCAGCCAAGCGCGCGTTCCACGGCCGCACGCTCGGTGCGCTCTCGCTGACGTGGAAGGACGACTACCGCGACCCGTTCGGCCCGCTGCCGAGCGGGGTGGAGTTCGTCCCCTACGGCGATTCAGAGGCGCTCGCCGAAGCCGTCGACGACGAGACGGCCGCTGTCTTCATCGAACCGATCCAGGGCGAGGGCGGCGTCCATCCCGGCGGCGACGACTACCTCCAGACCGCCCGCGAGGCGACGACTGAGGCCGGCGCGGCGCTCGTACTGGACGAGATCCAGACCGGCGTCGGCCGCACGGGGACGATGTGGGCCTGCCAGCAGGCGGGCGTCGTCCCGGACGTCCTGACCGCCGCGAAGGGGGTCGCCTCCGGCCTCCCGCTCGGCGTGACCCTCTGTGCGGACTGGATCGCCGAAGGCGCGGGGAACCACGGCTCGACGTTCGCCGGCAACCCACTCGTGGCCGCCGCCGCGAGCGCGACGCTGACACAGCTACAGGCCGAGAACGTCCCCGAGAACGCGGCTGTCGTCGGCGAGTACCTCCGCGAGGAACTCCGTGCAGCCGTCGAGGAACACGACCTCCCGGTGCGTGAGGTGCGCGGCGCGGGGCTCATGATCGGCATCGAGGTCAAGCGGGGCTCGATGCGCGTGCTCCGTGATCTGGCGCTCTCCCAGCAGGTACTCGCGCTGCCCGCCGGGCGCTCCGTCGTGCGCCTACTGCCGCCGCTGACCATCGACGAGGGCGACGCAGACAGCGTCGTCGACGCGCTCGTGGAGGTGCTCTCGTGA
- a CDS encoding acetylglutamate/acetylaminoadipate kinase, whose protein sequence is MSESNAAVGPDQPPLIVKIGGARAVDPAGVIEDVAHVVAAGREVVVVHGGSTAVDDTLEAMGKEPEYVTTPSGVSGRFTDEETMGVFSMVLPGKLNTELVTDLRAAGVNAVGLSGVDGGLVTGPRKSAVRVLEDGKKKIRRGDHAGKPEAVNAGLLSSLLSDGYVPTVSPPMLADDGTAVNADADRVAALLAAELGGELVLLTDVEGVYADPEDPDTLIDAASTPAEFAAVEDAAEGFMSRKVHAAEEALSGGATGVVISDAGLRKPLLAALDGHGTWIDQGAVGGGNAEADGADDTAATADGGDAE, encoded by the coding sequence ATGAGCGAGTCCAACGCGGCGGTCGGCCCGGACCAGCCCCCGCTGATCGTGAAGATCGGCGGCGCTCGCGCGGTCGATCCGGCTGGCGTGATCGAGGACGTGGCCCACGTCGTCGCCGCCGGCCGTGAGGTCGTCGTCGTCCACGGCGGCTCGACTGCCGTCGACGACACGCTGGAAGCGATGGGAAAGGAACCCGAGTACGTCACCACCCCCTCCGGGGTTTCCGGCCGCTTCACCGACGAGGAGACGATGGGGGTCTTCTCGATGGTGCTCCCCGGAAAACTCAACACCGAACTGGTGACCGACCTCCGCGCGGCGGGAGTCAACGCCGTCGGGCTCTCGGGCGTCGACGGCGGCCTCGTCACCGGCCCGCGCAAGTCTGCGGTCCGCGTGCTGGAGGACGGCAAGAAGAAGATCCGCCGCGGCGACCACGCGGGCAAGCCCGAAGCGGTCAACGCCGGGCTCCTCTCGTCGCTGCTCTCCGACGGCTACGTGCCGACCGTCTCGCCGCCGATGTTGGCCGACGACGGCACCGCCGTCAACGCCGACGCCGACCGCGTGGCAGCGCTGCTGGCGGCCGAACTCGGGGGCGAACTGGTCCTCCTCACCGACGTGGAGGGGGTCTACGCCGACCCCGAGGACCCGGACACCCTCATCGACGCGGCGTCGACGCCCGCCGAGTTCGCGGCTGTCGAGGACGCTGCAGAGGGGTTCATGAGCCGCAAAGTCCACGCTGCCGAGGAAGCCCTTTCGGGCGGCGCAACGGGCGTCGTCATCTCCGACGCGGGCCTCCGCAAGCCGCTCCTGGCTGCGCTCGACGGTCACGGGACGTGGATCGATCAGGGGGCGGTCGGTGGCGGAAACGCCGAGGCCGACGGCGCCGACGATACGGCAGCCACGGCCGACGGGGGTGACGCCGAATGA
- the argC gene encoding N-acetyl-gamma-glutamyl-phosphate reductase encodes MTLTASVVGASGFAGGELLRLLTAHPEFEVVQATSRQYENRTVGYVHPNLRELDLRFSAPDDLDAVDALFAATPHGVSMENVEAYLDAADTLVDLSADFRLGSEAAYDQWYDGHTAPAYLDRAVYALPELGREGLDGADIVASGGCNATATMLALKPLVDAGLLTPDDQVVADLKVGSSEGGAGGGPASSHPERSGVVRPYAPTGHRHEAEIEEQLGLSLSFSVHAVDMVRGAAATCHTFPTGGKAAEGEIETPDLWSAYRDAYEDEPFVRLVAGGGGVYRYPEPKSVAGTNLAEVGFAADGDRVVAFAAIDNVMKGAAGQAVHAANLAFGLDETAGLNQLGLHPVGSP; translated from the coding sequence GTGACACTCACCGCGAGCGTCGTCGGCGCTTCCGGCTTCGCCGGCGGCGAGCTACTCCGCCTCTTGACAGCCCACCCCGAGTTCGAGGTCGTTCAGGCCACTTCGCGCCAGTACGAGAACCGCACGGTCGGCTACGTCCACCCGAACCTCCGCGAACTCGACCTGCGCTTCTCGGCGCCCGACGACCTGGACGCGGTCGACGCGCTGTTCGCGGCGACGCCCCACGGTGTCTCGATGGAGAACGTCGAGGCCTACCTCGACGCCGCCGACACGCTGGTCGACCTCTCGGCCGACTTCCGCCTCGGCAGCGAGGCGGCCTACGACCAGTGGTACGACGGTCACACCGCGCCGGCGTACCTCGACCGCGCGGTCTACGCGCTGCCCGAACTCGGCCGCGAGGGGCTCGACGGCGCCGACATCGTCGCCTCCGGCGGCTGCAACGCCACGGCGACGATGCTCGCGCTCAAGCCGCTCGTGGACGCCGGCCTGCTGACTCCCGACGATCAGGTCGTCGCCGACCTCAAAGTCGGCTCCTCGGAGGGCGGCGCCGGCGGCGGCCCGGCGTCCTCGCACCCCGAGCGCTCGGGCGTCGTCCGCCCGTACGCGCCCACGGGCCACCGCCACGAGGCCGAGATCGAGGAGCAGTTGGGGCTCTCGCTCTCCTTCTCGGTCCACGCGGTGGACATGGTCCGCGGCGCGGCCGCGACCTGCCACACCTTCCCGACCGGCGGGAAGGCTGCGGAGGGAGAGATCGAGACGCCCGACCTCTGGAGTGCGTACCGCGACGCCTACGAGGACGAGCCGTTCGTCCGCCTCGTCGCCGGCGGCGGGGGCGTGTACCGCTACCCCGAGCCCAAGTCCGTCGCGGGCACCAACCTCGCGGAGGTCGGCTTCGCGGCCGACGGCGACCGCGTCGTCGCCTTCGCGGCCATCGACAACGTGATGAAGGGTGCCGCGGGGCAGGCGGTCCACGCCGCCAACCTCGCGTTCGGCCTCGACGAGACTGCCGGACTGAACCAACTGGGACTGCACCCGGTGGGATCGCCATGA
- the lysX gene encoding lysine biosynthesis protein LysX gives MEVGLLYSRIRPDEKLLLTELRERGHEVHKVDVRETTFGLGEAPEPLGDCDVVLDRCLATSRSKYATRFLAHYDVPVVNNPETARVCADKVETSLALADAGVPTPETTVAFTKESALEAIEAFGYPCVLKPVVGSWGRLMAKIESRSAAEAVLEHKETLGHYEHSVFYVQQFVEKPGRDLRVVTVDGEPVAAMSRSSDHWLTNAATGAETAALDIDDEVERLAREASAAVGGGLLGVDLMELEDGYTVHEVNHTVEFKALNAAVDIDVAGEIVDWLEREFASEEAATAGAEA, from the coding sequence ATGGAGGTCGGTCTGCTCTACTCCCGGATACGCCCGGACGAGAAGCTCCTGCTCACCGAGCTCCGCGAGCGCGGCCACGAGGTCCACAAGGTCGACGTGCGCGAGACGACGTTCGGGCTCGGCGAGGCCCCCGAACCGCTCGGGGACTGTGACGTGGTGCTCGACCGCTGTCTGGCGACCTCGCGCTCGAAGTACGCGACGCGTTTCCTCGCACACTACGACGTGCCGGTGGTCAACAACCCCGAAACCGCGAGGGTTTGTGCGGACAAAGTCGAGACCAGCCTCGCGCTGGCCGATGCGGGCGTCCCGACCCCCGAGACCACCGTCGCGTTCACGAAGGAGTCGGCACTCGAGGCGATCGAGGCGTTCGGCTACCCCTGCGTGCTGAAGCCGGTCGTCGGGTCGTGGGGCAGACTGATGGCGAAGATCGAGTCCCGCTCGGCCGCCGAGGCCGTGCTCGAACACAAGGAGACGCTGGGTCACTACGAGCACAGCGTCTTCTACGTTCAGCAGTTCGTCGAGAAGCCCGGCCGCGACCTGCGCGTCGTCACCGTCGACGGCGAGCCGGTGGCGGCGATGAGCCGCAGTTCCGACCACTGGCTCACCAACGCCGCGACGGGCGCCGAGACGGCGGCGCTCGACATCGACGACGAGGTCGAACGCCTCGCCCGCGAGGCCAGCGCGGCCGTCGGCGGCGGGCTGCTCGGCGTCGACCTGATGGAACTGGAGGACGGCTACACCGTCCACGAGGTGAACCACACGGTGGAGTTCAAGGCGCTGAACGCCGCCGTCGATATCGACGTGGCCGGCGAGATCGTCGACTGGCTGGAACGCGAGTTCGCGAGCGAGGAGGCCGCGACCGCGGGGGCCGAAGCGTGA
- the lysW gene encoding lysine biosynthesis protein LysW: protein MSEADCVTCGAAVALPEDAEVGEIVDCGGCGTELEVVGVDPAELAEAPDLAEDWGE from the coding sequence ATGTCAGAAGCAGACTGTGTGACTTGCGGCGCGGCCGTTGCACTGCCCGAGGACGCCGAGGTCGGCGAGATCGTCGACTGTGGCGGCTGCGGCACCGAACTCGAAGTCGTGGGCGTCGATCCCGCCGAACTGGCGGAGGCGCCCGACCTCGCCGAAGACTGGGGGGAGTGA